In one Trichosurus vulpecula isolate mTriVul1 chromosome 8, mTriVul1.pri, whole genome shotgun sequence genomic region, the following are encoded:
- the LOC118829013 gene encoding olfactory receptor 13A1-like: MAVNNQTVVTEFTLQGFSEIPPLQLALFCIFFFLYIMALAGNALIVIAISLDSCLHNPMYFFLANLAILDIGCTTTVLPKLLENLADKKSISYAGCMTQLYFLAWFLGAELLLFTAMAYDRYVAICHPLHYTTMMSRMVCILLAGSVWFVSAINSSVNTGLMIQLTFCGPNRIKHFLCEIPSLLLLSCTSTYLNNIMAVIADIYFGVINFMLTMVSYGFIISSILKIRTTEGKKKAFSTCSSHLFVVTVYYTTLIYTYILPGSGSSMDNGKVVAVLYTTISPVLNPLIYTLRNKDFITALKKMFPFIK, encoded by the coding sequence ATGGCAGTGAACAATCAAACAGTGGTGACAGAGTTTACCCTTCAGGGTTTCTCTGAGATACCTCCTCTTCAGCTTGCCCTTTTTtgcatcttctttttcctttatatcatGGCCCTAGCAGGCAATGCTCTCATTGTGATAGCAATAAGCCTAGATTCATGTCTCCATAAccccatgtattttttccttgcCAATCTGGCCATTTTAGATATTGGCTGCACAACCACAGTTCTGCCCAAATTGCTGGAGAACCTTGCCGACAAGAAATCTATCTCCTATGCTGGGTGCATGACTCAGTTGTATTTCCTTGCATGGTTTTTGGGTGCTGAACTCCTGCTCTTCACGGCTATGGCTTACGACAGGTATGTGGCTATCTGCCACCCCCTTCATTATACTACCATGATGAGTAGAATGGTTTGCATCCTCCTAGCTGGTAGTGTGTGGTTCGTTAGTGCCATCAACTCATCAGTAAACACTGGCCTTATGATACAGTTAACCTTCTGTGGCCCAAATCGAATTAAGCACTTTTTGTGTGAAATCCCCAGTTTGCTACTGCTCTCCTGCACCTCCACATACCTGAACAATATCATGGCAGTGATTGCAGATATATACTTTGGGGTGATCAATTTTATGCTCACTATGGTGTCCTATGGCTTCATCATTTCCAGCATTCTGAAGATCCGCACCACAGAGGGCAAGAAGAAAGCCTTCTCTACCTGTTCCTCCCACCTCTTTGTGGTCACTGTATATTATAccacacttatatacacatacattctccCAGGCTCTGGGTCCTCCATGGATAATGGCAAAGTAGTGGCTGTCCTATACACCACTATCAGCCCTGTTTTAAACCCTCTCATTTACACTCTACGCAACAAAGATTTCATAACAGCCCTCAAGAAAATGTTTCCATTCATTAAATAA